The following are encoded in a window of Streptomyces sp. SAT1 genomic DNA:
- a CDS encoding zinc-dependent alcohol dehydrogenase family protein encodes MLAAVADAPGRLAEAVAVREVDGPPAPGAGEVVVRMVASTVNPSDAVTVSGAYGSRTTFPLVPGFEGVGVIEAAGPGVPPGAVGLRVLPLGSAGAWQQYKRLAYPWCVPVPDDLPDEVACFAYVNPLTAVTMVERFCGPGVRHVVVTAATSAIGGQLAELLAGRGITPVGVVRGTPGRTVAEPSRWRAVIASDGPGWRERLRAESGPGGADVVLDCVGGDVGGAVHALTAGAGVFVHYGLLSGTPLPAECFTGGGARVELFRLRDVVQRTGGRHLPALFAPVFEHLRHGRLGTAVARRVGLSGLAAHLGSPAAAQPGKTLIALQA; translated from the coding sequence ATGCTGGCTGCCGTGGCCGACGCGCCGGGCCGGCTCGCGGAGGCGGTGGCCGTGCGCGAGGTGGACGGGCCCCCGGCCCCCGGCGCGGGCGAGGTCGTGGTGCGCATGGTCGCGTCGACCGTCAACCCCTCCGACGCGGTCACCGTGTCGGGCGCGTACGGGTCACGGACCACGTTCCCCCTGGTCCCGGGCTTCGAGGGCGTGGGCGTGATCGAGGCCGCCGGGCCGGGCGTGCCGCCGGGGGCGGTCGGCCTGCGGGTGCTTCCGCTGGGTTCGGCGGGGGCCTGGCAGCAGTACAAGCGGCTCGCGTACCCCTGGTGCGTCCCCGTGCCGGACGACCTTCCCGACGAGGTGGCCTGTTTCGCCTACGTCAATCCGCTGACGGCCGTGACGATGGTCGAGCGGTTCTGCGGGCCGGGCGTGCGCCACGTGGTGGTCACGGCGGCGACCTCGGCCATCGGCGGGCAACTGGCGGAGCTGCTGGCCGGGCGCGGGATCACCCCGGTCGGCGTCGTACGGGGCACACCGGGCCGGACGGTGGCCGAACCCTCCCGGTGGCGGGCGGTGATCGCGTCGGACGGCCCCGGGTGGCGCGAACGGCTGCGGGCGGAGAGCGGCCCGGGAGGCGCCGACGTCGTCCTCGACTGCGTCGGGGGTGACGTGGGCGGCGCCGTGCACGCGCTGACGGCCGGCGCCGGTGTGTTCGTCCACTACGGCCTGCTGTCGGGGACGCCGCTCCCGGCGGAGTGCTTCACCGGCGGGGGTGCCCGCGTGGAGCTGTTCCGGCTGCGCGACGTCGTCCAGCGGACCGGCGGCCGCCACCTGCCCGCACTGTTCGCGCCGGTCTTCGAGCACCTGCGCCACGGCCGTCTGGGCACGGCCGTCGCACGGCGTGTCGGGCTCAGCGGACTCGCCGCACATCTCGGGAGCCCGGCGGCCGCGCAGCCGGGAAAGACCCTCATCGCGCTGCAGGCGTGA
- a CDS encoding NmrA family NAD(P)-binding protein: protein MTVVVTTPTGHVGSRVVRLLLQAGVRPRVLVRDPARLEPDVRERVDARRGDLTDAGFVRETMAGADAAFLVDPTPHTAEDPVGTSRRTGAGLAAAVREGGVRRVVFLSSVGAELRHGAGHIDGLAAVEEQLDATGADVLHLRCGYFFTNLLLSLDDLAAGRLTTADAPDRTLPWTDPRDIGDIAAARLLCDTWHGRTVQGVHGPEDLSWRRVAQILTAALGREIRLRTVSDDDVRRTLAAAGLAPDAVDAVVGMTTGTRTLVPEQPRDAVTTTPTALAGWAHAHLRPLLAARGGGTGPAPRTDR, encoded by the coding sequence ATGACCGTCGTCGTCACCACCCCCACCGGCCATGTCGGCTCGCGGGTGGTCAGGCTGCTGCTCCAGGCCGGCGTGCGCCCCCGTGTCCTGGTGCGCGATCCGGCCCGGCTGGAGCCGGACGTCCGGGAGCGGGTGGACGCCCGCCGCGGCGACCTCACCGACGCGGGCTTCGTCCGCGAGACGATGGCGGGCGCCGACGCGGCCTTCCTGGTGGACCCGACGCCGCACACCGCCGAGGACCCGGTGGGCACCTCGCGCCGCACCGGGGCGGGCCTGGCCGCCGCCGTGCGCGAAGGGGGCGTGCGGCGCGTGGTGTTCCTCAGCAGCGTCGGAGCGGAACTGCGGCACGGCGCGGGCCACATCGACGGACTGGCCGCCGTCGAGGAACAGCTCGACGCCACCGGCGCCGACGTGCTCCACCTGCGCTGCGGCTACTTCTTCACCAACCTGCTCCTCTCCCTGGACGACCTGGCCGCCGGGCGGCTGACCACCGCCGACGCCCCGGACCGGACCCTGCCCTGGACCGACCCCCGCGACATCGGCGACATCGCCGCCGCCCGGCTGCTCTGCGACACCTGGCACGGCCGCACCGTCCAGGGCGTCCACGGCCCCGAGGACCTGTCGTGGCGGCGCGTCGCGCAGATCCTCACGGCGGCGCTCGGCCGCGAGATCCGGCTCCGTACGGTGTCCGACGACGACGTCCGCCGGACGCTGGCCGCGGCCGGTCTGGCGCCGGACGCGGTGGACGCCGTCGTCGGCATGACCACGGGCACCCGCACCCTGGTCCCCGAGCAGCCCCGCGACGCCGTCACCACCACGCCCACCGCTCTGGCGGGCTGGGCCCACGCCCACCTGCGGCCCCTGCTCGCCGCCCGCGGCGGCGGAACCGGGCCGGCGCCGAGGACGGATCGCTGA
- a CDS encoding helix-turn-helix transcriptional regulator yields the protein MNHPSARMLELLSLLAAGVPRGGADLAARLGVSPRTLRRDVERLRDLGYRVQSARGTGGSYLLPAGQGVPPLHLSEEEAVATAVGLRHAAAAYGTDGPGPADTALRKLEQALPARLRGRIEALLAATEVPGGAGPADGLGTLERLATATHLRSRVRFRYAARDGGSGERRAEPHRLVLLAHRWYLLAWDGDRAAWRTFRVDRITDLRVPGTTFPPRPLPEGSAGLFPGPGAARGAVLFLAPAGAVARRLTARAGTLEPAGPGRCRYLTGADDWDWLAGALASVGLPYRVEGPAELVRATRALAARAAAAAPADQKA from the coding sequence ATGAATCACCCGAGTGCCCGGATGCTGGAGCTGCTGTCGCTGCTGGCCGCCGGGGTCCCGCGCGGCGGGGCCGACCTCGCGGCGCGGCTCGGTGTCTCGCCGCGCACCCTGCGCAGGGACGTGGAACGGCTGCGGGACCTGGGCTACCGGGTGCAGTCGGCGCGCGGGACCGGCGGCAGCTATCTGCTCCCCGCCGGGCAGGGCGTGCCGCCCCTGCACCTGTCCGAGGAGGAGGCGGTGGCCACGGCGGTGGGACTGCGGCACGCCGCCGCCGCGTACGGGACGGACGGACCGGGCCCGGCCGACACCGCCCTGCGCAAGCTGGAACAGGCGCTGCCCGCACGGCTGCGCGGCCGGATCGAGGCGCTGCTCGCGGCCACCGAGGTGCCGGGCGGGGCGGGCCCGGCGGACGGCCTCGGCACGCTGGAGCGCCTGGCCACGGCCACGCACCTGCGCTCGCGCGTGCGCTTCCGGTACGCGGCCCGGGACGGCGGCAGCGGCGAGCGACGTGCGGAGCCGCACCGCCTGGTGCTGCTGGCGCACCGCTGGTACCTGCTGGCGTGGGACGGGGACCGCGCGGCCTGGCGCACCTTCCGGGTGGACCGGATCACGGATCTGCGGGTGCCGGGCACGACGTTCCCGCCGCGTCCGCTGCCCGAGGGGTCCGCCGGGCTGTTCCCCGGTCCGGGCGCGGCGCGGGGCGCGGTGCTGTTCCTGGCGCCGGCCGGGGCGGTCGCCCGGCGGCTGACCGCCCGCGCGGGCACGCTGGAACCGGCCGGGCCCGGCCGCTGCCGGTATCTGACCGGCGCGGACGACTGGGACTGGCTGGCGGGCGCCCTCGCCTCGGTGGGCCTGCCCTACCGCGTCGAGGGCCCTGCGGAGCTGGTGCGCGCCACCCGGGCCCTGGCCGCGCGGGCCGCCGCTGCCGCGCCCGCGGATCAGAAGGCGTAG
- a CDS encoding spore photoproduct lyase family protein — translation MPPLRDPSDPHGPHGLHGPHGPRGPRQASLFPLDDLIDASAPRTPSTSAQPDPRPAAEPSCGAGEDTSSAAARLLRIREIHAEPAAAVSPRGRQILARFPQARVSEVDSHWRIPHLHGNEGNVERWVRVKTETLILGVRRTLTTRPNGRSADWIAPGASNGCAMACAYCYVPRRKGYANPITVFTDIDRILAHLERHVAGQGRKPAPNQCDPTAWVYDIGENGDCSVDALISDNTADLIRAFRAWPTAKASFATKFVNRDLLRLDPRGRTRVRFSVMPQEDARLLDIRTSPVPERIAAAADFVEAGYEVHFNLSPVVLRPGWEAAWAELLRQLDDVLPAAVKAQAAAEVILLTHNRPLHEINLGWHPRAEELLWRPEVQEAKRSQNGDDNVRYRTGLKGAAVGRLRELIAAHAPWLTVRYAF, via the coding sequence ATGCCCCCACTCCGCGACCCCAGCGACCCCCATGGCCCGCATGGTCTGCACGGTCCCCATGGCCCGCGCGGCCCGCGCCAGGCGAGCCTGTTCCCCCTCGACGACCTGATCGACGCCTCGGCGCCCCGGACCCCTTCGACCTCTGCGCAGCCGGATCCCCGGCCCGCGGCCGAGCCGTCCTGCGGGGCCGGGGAGGACACGTCCTCGGCCGCCGCGCGGCTGCTGCGGATCCGCGAGATCCACGCCGAGCCCGCGGCCGCCGTGTCGCCGCGCGGCCGGCAGATCCTGGCGCGGTTCCCGCAGGCCCGCGTGAGCGAGGTCGACTCGCACTGGCGCATCCCGCACCTGCACGGCAACGAGGGGAACGTCGAGCGGTGGGTGCGGGTGAAGACCGAGACACTGATCCTGGGCGTGCGCAGAACCCTGACCACCCGCCCCAACGGCCGCTCCGCCGACTGGATCGCGCCCGGCGCCTCCAACGGCTGCGCCATGGCCTGCGCCTACTGCTACGTACCGCGCCGCAAGGGCTACGCCAACCCGATCACCGTCTTCACCGACATCGACCGCATCCTGGCCCACCTGGAGCGGCATGTCGCCGGGCAGGGCCGCAAACCGGCGCCGAACCAGTGCGACCCCACCGCCTGGGTCTACGACATCGGAGAGAACGGCGACTGCTCCGTCGACGCGCTGATCAGCGACAACACCGCCGACCTGATCCGGGCCTTCCGAGCCTGGCCGACCGCCAAGGCCAGCTTCGCCACCAAGTTCGTCAACCGCGACCTGCTCCGCCTCGATCCGCGCGGACGCACCCGGGTCCGCTTCTCGGTGATGCCGCAGGAGGACGCCCGGCTGCTGGACATCCGCACCAGCCCGGTGCCCGAGCGGATCGCCGCCGCGGCGGACTTCGTCGAGGCCGGGTACGAGGTCCACTTCAACCTGTCGCCGGTCGTCCTGCGGCCCGGCTGGGAGGCGGCCTGGGCCGAGCTGCTGCGGCAGCTGGACGACGTGCTCCCGGCGGCCGTCAAGGCGCAGGCCGCCGCCGAGGTCATCCTGCTCACCCACAACCGCCCACTGCACGAGATCAACCTCGGCTGGCACCCGCGCGCCGAGGAACTGCTGTGGCGCCCTGAGGTCCAGGAGGCCAAGCGGTCGCAGAACGGGGACGACAACGTCCGCTACCGCACCGGTCTGAAGGGTGCCGCCGTGGGGCGCCTGCGGGAACTGATCGCGGCCCACGCGCCCTGGCTCACCGTCCGCTACGCCTTCTGA
- the crtI gene encoding phytoene desaturase family protein, protein MPVRAGGGVRTVPGPTDHVVVVGAGLSGLACALHLLGAGRRVTVVERDALPGGRAGRVRLGGYELDTGPTVLTMPHLADEAFAAVGDSLARHVELTPLHPAYRACFADGSSLDVHTAAEAMEAEVRRFAGPAEAAGYRALRDWLTRLYRAQMRRFIDTNFDSPFQLLHPDLARLAALGGFGRLDRRIGRFLSDPRLRRVFTFQALYAGLAPARALAAYAVIAYMDTVAGVWFPRGGMHALPRGMAQAAGRAGAAFRWSAEATALERSAGRVRAVRLATGERIACDAVVLSCELPVAHRLVGRAPRRPVSLRHSPSAVVLHAGTDRTWPGLAHHTLSFGAAWERTFEELTRSGRLMSDPSLLITRPTAHDPGLAPPGGHLHYVLAPCPNTDVGPGAAAWRDLGPRYRDSLVAELERRGLAGFAGSVREELLVTPLDWTARGHAAGSPFSVSHTFAQTGPFRPRNLVRGLENVVLAGCGTTPGVGVPTVLLSGKLAAARVTGGAARPRSVPVRPASRAVRAVAATAEGAHDPS, encoded by the coding sequence ATGCCGGTACGTGCCGGAGGCGGCGTGAGGACGGTGCCGGGCCCGACGGATCATGTGGTCGTGGTGGGCGCCGGTCTCTCCGGTCTCGCCTGCGCGCTGCATCTGCTGGGCGCGGGCCGCCGGGTCACGGTCGTCGAACGGGACGCCCTGCCCGGCGGCCGGGCGGGACGCGTGCGCCTGGGCGGCTACGAGCTGGACACGGGGCCCACGGTGCTGACCATGCCGCACCTGGCCGACGAGGCGTTCGCGGCCGTGGGCGACAGCCTCGCCCGTCATGTGGAGCTGACCCCCCTGCACCCGGCGTACCGGGCGTGTTTCGCGGACGGGAGCTCGCTCGACGTGCACACCGCGGCGGAGGCCATGGAGGCCGAGGTCAGACGGTTCGCGGGCCCGGCGGAGGCGGCCGGCTACCGGGCGCTGCGGGACTGGCTGACCCGGCTGTACCGGGCGCAGATGCGGCGCTTCATCGACACGAACTTCGACTCGCCCTTCCAGCTGCTGCACCCGGACCTGGCCCGGCTGGCGGCTCTGGGCGGCTTCGGGCGGCTGGACCGGCGGATCGGCCGCTTCCTGTCCGACCCGCGCCTGCGCCGCGTCTTCACCTTCCAGGCCCTGTACGCCGGTCTCGCCCCGGCCCGCGCCCTGGCGGCCTACGCGGTGATCGCCTACATGGACACCGTGGCCGGGGTCTGGTTCCCCAGGGGCGGCATGCACGCACTGCCGCGGGGCATGGCTCAGGCCGCGGGCCGCGCGGGCGCCGCGTTCCGCTGGTCGGCCGAGGCGACCGCACTGGAACGCTCGGCGGGCCGGGTCCGCGCCGTACGGCTGGCCACGGGCGAGCGGATCGCCTGCGACGCCGTGGTCCTGAGCTGCGAGCTGCCCGTCGCGCACCGGCTCGTGGGGCGCGCCCCGAGGCGCCCGGTGAGCCTGCGGCACTCGCCGTCGGCCGTCGTGCTGCACGCCGGTACGGACCGCACCTGGCCCGGTCTCGCGCACCACACGCTGTCCTTCGGCGCGGCCTGGGAGCGGACCTTCGAGGAGCTGACCCGCTCCGGGCGGCTGATGAGCGACCCGTCGCTGCTGATCACCCGGCCCACGGCCCACGACCCCGGCCTGGCACCGCCGGGCGGCCACCTCCACTACGTCCTGGCGCCCTGTCCGAACACCGATGTCGGCCCCGGCGCCGCCGCCTGGCGCGACCTGGGGCCCCGCTACCGGGACAGCCTGGTCGCGGAGCTGGAGCGCCGGGGCCTGGCCGGGTTCGCGGGCAGCGTCCGCGAGGAACTGCTCGTCACACCGCTGGACTGGACGGCGCGGGGGCACGCGGCGGGCAGCCCGTTCTCGGTGTCGCACACCTTCGCGCAGACCGGTCCGTTCCGGCCGCGCAACCTGGTCCGCGGTCTGGAGAACGTCGTCCTGGCGGGCTGCGGCACCACCCCCGGTGTCGGTGTGCCCACGGTCCTGCTGAGCGGCAAGCTCGCCGCCGCCCGCGTCACCGGCGGCGCCGCGCGCCCCCGCTCCGTCCCCGTCCGCCCCGCGTCCCGCGCCGTCCGGGCCGTCGCAGCGACCGCGGAAGGCGCTCATGACCCGTCGTGA
- a CDS encoding phytoene/squalene synthase family protein, which yields MTRRELDAAGIRDPALRAAYLRCRRLNARHGRTYFLATRLLPVERRPAVHALYGFARRADDIVDDLDGTRTAEERDRALRRLEDGLAHGLRTGEGTEPVVRALADTAGRYGIAHTLFADFLASMRSDLRVTDYATYADLRAYMHGSAAVIGLQMLPVLGTVVPREEAAPHAAALGVAFQLTNFLRDVGEDLDRGRVYLPADLLAAHGADRALLEWSRRTGRTDARIRAALVAAEELTRGVYRTAEPGIALLDPRTRPCIRAAFTLYGGILDAIADQGYPVLHRRAVVSRGRRAAVAAAGVVRVAAARHRARAGRPAPPVAGAALRREGQRG from the coding sequence ATGACCCGTCGTGAACTGGACGCCGCCGGCATCCGCGATCCCGCCCTGCGCGCCGCCTATCTGCGGTGCCGGCGGCTCAACGCCCGCCACGGCAGGACGTACTTCCTGGCCACCCGGCTGCTCCCGGTGGAGCGCCGGCCGGCCGTGCACGCCCTGTACGGCTTCGCCCGCCGGGCGGACGACATCGTCGACGATCTCGACGGGACCCGGACGGCGGAGGAACGCGACCGCGCGCTGCGCCGGCTGGAGGACGGCCTCGCGCACGGGCTGCGCACCGGGGAGGGCACCGAGCCCGTGGTGCGGGCCCTCGCGGACACCGCCGGACGGTACGGCATCGCGCACACGCTGTTCGCCGACTTCCTGGCGTCGATGCGCAGCGACCTGCGGGTCACGGACTACGCGACCTATGCCGATCTGCGGGCGTACATGCACGGTTCGGCCGCGGTGATCGGGCTCCAGATGCTGCCGGTGCTCGGCACGGTCGTGCCCCGCGAGGAGGCGGCACCGCACGCGGCGGCCCTCGGGGTGGCGTTCCAGCTGACCAACTTCCTGCGGGACGTGGGCGAGGACCTGGACCGCGGGCGGGTCTATCTGCCGGCGGACCTGCTCGCGGCGCACGGCGCGGACCGCGCGCTGCTGGAGTGGAGCCGCCGTACGGGCCGCACCGACGCGCGGATCCGGGCGGCGCTGGTCGCCGCCGAGGAGCTGACGCGAGGGGTGTACCGGACGGCGGAGCCGGGCATCGCCCTGCTCGATCCGCGCACCCGCCCGTGCATCCGGGCCGCGTTCACGCTCTACGGCGGCATCCTGGACGCCATCGCGGACCAGGGCTATCCGGTGCTGCACCGGCGTGCGGTGGTCTCGCGCGGACGCCGGGCGGCGGTGGCGGCGGCCGGGGTCGTACGGGTCGCCGCCGCGCGCCACCGCGCACGGGCCGGGCGCCCGGCGCCGCCCGTGGCCGGGGCGGCGCTGCGACGGGAAGGGCAGCGGGGGTGA
- a CDS encoding DUF5914 domain-containing protein: MSGRADRTGWTPPVRRRRRSRWAAQAPTWRQARPALIAAALARASERPTGNWFVVGASRDVPAGGPPLGRTVGGTEVVLWRSDTGELHAGPGACPHLGAPLREGRVVCGTLVCRWHGLALDGGPFTGWDPYPAHDDGVLVWVRLDAVGGEEPSDRPRVPERPAAGGAVDAVFTAVGRCEPQDVVANRLDPWHGSWFHPYAFVDLTVVRPPRERGDDDAFVVDVSFRLTGRLVVPVRAEFTAPGPRTVVMRIMEGEGAGSVVETHATPLTGPSRVPPRTAVVEAVVAASDRRGFALARAAAPVLRPLIRRTAGRLWRDDLAYAERRWELRGAGRFPGAGTAAHPRVAAEAAEDRGARG, from the coding sequence GTGAGCGGGCGGGCGGACCGGACCGGCTGGACGCCGCCCGTGCGGCGGCGGCGCCGCTCACGCTGGGCGGCGCAGGCACCGACCTGGCGGCAGGCGCGTCCGGCGCTGATCGCCGCCGCGCTCGCGCGGGCCTCGGAGCGGCCGACCGGCAACTGGTTCGTCGTCGGTGCCTCCCGGGACGTGCCCGCCGGAGGCCCGCCGCTCGGCCGGACGGTGGGCGGGACGGAGGTCGTGCTGTGGCGGTCGGACACCGGCGAGCTGCACGCGGGGCCGGGCGCCTGCCCGCATCTCGGGGCGCCCCTGCGGGAGGGCCGGGTGGTGTGCGGCACACTGGTGTGCCGCTGGCACGGACTGGCCCTGGACGGCGGGCCGTTCACCGGCTGGGACCCGTATCCGGCGCATGACGACGGTGTGCTGGTGTGGGTCCGGCTCGACGCGGTCGGCGGCGAGGAGCCGTCGGACCGTCCCCGGGTGCCGGAGCGTCCGGCGGCGGGCGGCGCGGTGGACGCCGTGTTCACGGCCGTCGGGCGGTGCGAACCGCAGGACGTGGTCGCCAACCGGCTCGACCCGTGGCACGGTTCGTGGTTCCACCCGTACGCGTTCGTGGACCTCACGGTGGTCCGGCCGCCGCGGGAGCGGGGCGACGACGACGCCTTCGTCGTCGATGTGTCCTTCCGTCTGACGGGCCGTCTGGTGGTGCCGGTGCGGGCCGAGTTCACGGCACCCGGGCCCCGTACGGTCGTCATGCGCATCATGGAGGGCGAGGGGGCCGGTTCCGTGGTGGAGACCCATGCCACGCCTCTGACCGGTCCCTCACGGGTGCCGCCCCGGACCGCCGTCGTCGAGGCGGTCGTGGCCGCCTCGGACCGGCGCGGCTTCGCCCTCGCGCGAGCCGCGGCGCCCGTGCTGCGCCCGTTGATCCGGCGGACGGCCGGACGGCTGTGGCGCGACGACCTCGCCTACGCCGAGCGGCGCTGGGAACTGCGCGGCGCGGGCCGTTTCCCCGGAGCGGGCACGGCAGCACACCCTCGGGTGGCCGCCGAGGCAGCCGAGGACCGCGGCGCGCGGGGGTGA
- a CDS encoding FAD-dependent oxidoreductase: MSAAGRTARRGRDRRAEIVPAAPGRDRFGSGDAPRVAVAGGGVAGLAAATLLAERGARVTLYEREQSLGGRLAGRRVRLADGSAATMSRGFHAFFRQYYNLRGLLRRTDPGLDRLRPLPDYPLRHSGGLTDSFAHVPRTPPFSALGFVALSPTFGWRDLTALDARAALPLLDVRVPEVYERFDGMSATAFLEAVRFPAAAHHLAFEVFSRSFFADPRELSAAELLLMFHIYFLGSAEGLLFDVPTEPFPQALWEPLGDYLRRLGADLRPGTPLRAVRPDEGGGVEVRTDRGTERHDAAVLALDPGALRDLVAASPALGTPAWRADIAALSTAPPFLVSRLWLDRPVRADRPGFLGTSGYDGLDNVSVLECYEGEAARWAARSGGSVVELHAYAVAPGTAPQDMRRRLVEGLHRVYPETRRARVVDARHEWRADCPFFPVGSHARRPAVRTPHPRVTLAGDAIRCDLPVALMERAATTGFLAAGALLAGWGVRGQTLWTVPRAGRSPVLRAVCRAGSR; encoded by the coding sequence GTGAGCGCGGCAGGCCGTACGGCCCGCCGGGGCCGCGACCGCAGGGCCGAGATCGTGCCGGCCGCGCCCGGCCGGGACCGCTTCGGGAGCGGGGACGCGCCCCGTGTCGCCGTGGCCGGCGGGGGCGTGGCGGGACTGGCCGCCGCCACCCTGCTGGCCGAACGCGGCGCCCGGGTGACCCTCTACGAACGCGAGCAGTCCCTCGGCGGACGCCTCGCGGGCCGACGCGTCCGCCTCGCCGACGGATCAGCGGCGACCATGAGCCGCGGCTTCCACGCCTTCTTCCGCCAGTACTACAACCTGCGCGGCCTGCTGCGCCGCACGGACCCCGGCCTCGACCGGCTGCGCCCCCTGCCCGACTACCCGCTGCGGCACAGCGGCGGACTGACCGACAGCTTCGCCCACGTCCCGCGCACCCCGCCGTTCAGTGCGCTCGGCTTCGTCGCGCTGAGCCCCACGTTCGGCTGGCGCGACCTCACCGCGCTGGACGCCAGGGCCGCGCTGCCGCTCCTGGACGTCCGGGTGCCCGAGGTCTACGAACGCTTCGACGGCATGAGCGCCACCGCGTTCCTGGAAGCGGTCCGCTTCCCCGCGGCCGCGCACCACCTCGCCTTCGAGGTGTTCTCCCGCAGCTTCTTCGCCGACCCGCGCGAACTGTCCGCCGCCGAACTGCTGTTGATGTTCCACATCTACTTCCTCGGCTCGGCCGAGGGCCTGCTCTTCGACGTGCCCACCGAGCCGTTCCCCCAGGCGCTGTGGGAGCCCCTCGGCGACTATCTGCGCCGCCTCGGAGCGGACCTGCGCCCCGGCACGCCCCTGCGCGCCGTCCGCCCGGACGAGGGCGGGGGAGTGGAGGTGCGGACCGACCGCGGCACGGAGCGCCACGACGCGGCGGTGCTCGCCCTCGACCCCGGGGCGCTGCGCGACCTGGTCGCCGCCTCACCCGCCCTCGGCACCCCGGCCTGGCGCGCGGACATCGCCGCCCTGAGCACCGCGCCGCCCTTCCTCGTCTCCCGGCTCTGGCTGGACCGCCCGGTCCGCGCCGACCGCCCCGGATTCCTCGGCACCAGCGGCTACGACGGCCTCGACAACGTCAGCGTCCTCGAATGCTACGAGGGCGAGGCCGCCCGCTGGGCCGCCCGGAGCGGCGGTTCGGTCGTGGAGCTCCACGCCTACGCCGTCGCCCCGGGCACCGCGCCGCAGGACATGCGGCGGCGGCTCGTCGAGGGCCTGCACCGCGTGTACCCGGAGACACGCCGGGCCCGCGTGGTGGACGCCCGGCACGAGTGGCGCGCCGACTGCCCCTTCTTCCCGGTCGGTTCGCACGCCCGCAGGCCCGCCGTCCGCACCCCGCACCCGAGGGTGACGCTGGCCGGTGACGCGATCCGCTGCGACCTGCCCGTGGCCCTGATGGAACGCGCCGCCACCACCGGCTTCCTGGCCGCCGGTGCCCTCCTCGCGGGCTGGGGCGTGCGCGGCCAGACGCTGTGGACGGTCCCCCGGGCCGGCCGCTCACCCGTGCTCAGGGCCGTCTGCCGGGCCGGGAGCCGCTGA
- a CDS encoding class I SAM-dependent methyltransferase produces MTLLRDHDLARAFDHAAPTYDRLTALNPGYRTDLLRSARRLRLPGGGAGLRVLDLGCGTGASTRALLRAAPHARITAVDASSGMLRRALAKRWPAGVRFRHLTAEEVAAAGEGPYDAVFAAYLFRNVTDPDGVLAAVHSLLRPHGRLAVHEYSLSGSPAHRALWTGVCRGVIVPAGTLTGDRALYRHLWRSVLDFDTAPAFRARLAAAGFTHVRAVPVAGWQTGIAHTFLARAGAAAPAAGDAR; encoded by the coding sequence ATGACACTGCTGCGCGACCACGACCTGGCCCGCGCCTTCGACCACGCCGCGCCCACCTACGACCGCCTCACCGCCCTCAACCCCGGCTACCGCACCGACCTCCTGCGCTCGGCACGCCGGCTGCGGCTGCCCGGGGGCGGCGCCGGACTGCGCGTACTGGACCTCGGCTGCGGCACCGGCGCCTCCACCAGGGCGCTGCTGCGGGCCGCGCCCCACGCCCGGATCACGGCCGTCGACGCCTCCTCGGGGATGCTGCGGCGCGCCCTGGCCAAGCGGTGGCCGGCCGGGGTGCGCTTCCGGCACCTGACCGCCGAGGAGGTGGCGGCGGCCGGGGAAGGACCGTACGACGCGGTGTTCGCCGCCTATCTCTTCCGCAACGTCACCGACCCGGACGGCGTACTCGCGGCCGTACACTCGCTGCTGCGCCCGCACGGCCGGCTCGCCGTCCATGAGTACAGCCTCAGCGGCTCGCCCGCCCACCGCGCCCTGTGGACGGGCGTGTGCCGGGGCGTCATCGTCCCCGCGGGCACCCTCACCGGCGACCGCGCCCTCTACCGGCACCTGTGGCGCAGCGTCCTGGACTTCGACACCGCGCCCGCCTTCCGCGCGCGGCTGGCGGCGGCGGGGTTCACCCATGTCCGCGCCGTGCCCGTCGCCGGATGGCAGACGGGCATCGCGCACACCTTCCTGGCCCGCGCGGGGGCCGCCGCACCGGCGGCGGGGGACGCCCGGTGA